A genomic region of Prionailurus viverrinus isolate Anna chromosome D4, UM_Priviv_1.0, whole genome shotgun sequence contains the following coding sequences:
- the RAB14 gene encoding ras-related protein Rab-14, producing the protein MATAPYNYSYIFKYIIIGDMGVGKSCLLHQFTEKKFMADCPHTIGVEFGTRIIEVSGQKIKLQIWDTAGQERFRAVTRSYYRGAAGALMVYDITRRSTYNHLSSWLTDARNLTNPNTVIILIGNKADLEAQRDVTYEEAKQFAEENGLLFLEASAKTGENVEDAFLEAAKKIYQNIQDGSLDLNAAESGVQHKPSAPQGGRLTSEPQPQREGCGC; encoded by the exons ATGGCAACTGCACCATACAACTACTCTTacatctttaaatatattattatcg ggGACATGGGAGTAGGAAAATCTTGCTTACTTCatcaatttacagaaaaaaaat TTATGGCTGATTGTCCTCACACAATTGGTGTTGAATTTGGTACAAGAATAATTGAAGTTAGTGGCCAAAAAATCAAACTGCAGATTTGGGATACGGCAGGACAGGAGAGGTTTAGGGCTGTTACACGGAGCTACTACAGAGGAGCTGCGGGAGCGCTTATGGTGTATGATATCACTAG AAGAAGTACATATAACCACTTAAGCAGCTGGTTGACAGATGCAAGGAATCTCACCAATCCAAATACT GTAATAATTCTCATAGGAAATAAAGCAGAtttggaggcccagagagatgtaACATATGAAGAAGCCAAACAGTTTGCTGAAGAAAATG gcttATTGTTCCTTGAAGCAAGTGCAAAAAC GGGAGAGAATGTAGAAGATGCTTTCCTTGAAGCTGCCAAGAAAATCTATCAGAACATTCAGGACGGAAGCCTGGATCTGAATGCTGCTGAGTCCGGTGTACAACACAAGCCTTCAGCCCCGCAGGGAGGCCGGCTAACCAGTGAACCCCAACCCCAGAGAGAAGGCTGCGGCTGCTAG